One region of Salvelinus namaycush isolate Seneca chromosome 3, SaNama_1.0, whole genome shotgun sequence genomic DNA includes:
- the LOC120044012 gene encoding galanin receptor 2b-like: MSDLEDFSKTAGHWNTSDSYQLNPTSVIVPVVFSLIFLLGTIGNSLVLAVLLRSGQVGYNTTNLFILNLSVADFFFIIFCVPFQATIYSLEGWVFGSFMCKVVHFFINLTMYASSFTLAAVSVDRYLAIRYPLRSRELRTPCNAVVAMVVIWGLSLIFAGPYLSYYDLIDYANSNVCVPGWEEYNRKVLDTCTFVFGYVIPVLIVSLSYTRTIKYLWTAVDPLDGMSESKRAKRKVTKMIIIVTVLFCICWLPYHVVILCYLYGDFPFNQTTYAFRILSHCMAYANSCLNPIVYALVSKHFRKGFKKVFSCILSKNGRNKVHGVHVANTVPGFQAGSTEVSQMNEDNVRQNDCEMSSRPIAEPREATISLNILFQQVNTPSNCLFN, encoded by the exons ATGTCAGATCTGGAAGACTTCAGCAAAACAGCAGGGCACTGGAACACATCGGACAGCTACCAGCTGAATCCCACCAGTGTGATCGTGCCCGTGGTGTTCTCGCTCATATTCCTGCTGGGGACCATTGGGAACAGTCTGGTCCTGGCCGTCCTCCTCCGCAGCGGCCAGGTGGGATACAACACCACCAACCTGTTCATCCTCAACCTCAGCGTGGCCGACTTCTTCTTCATCATCTTCTGCGTGCCTTTCCAAGCCACCATCTACTCCCTGGAGGGCTGGGTGTTCGGCTCCTTCATGTGCAAGGTGGTCCACTTCTTCATCAACCTCACCATGTACGCCAGCAGCTTCACGCTTGCCGCCGTCTCGGTCGACAG GTATCTGGCCATTCGCTACCCTCTTCGCTCTAGAGAGTTGAGAACGCCCTGTAATGCCGTGGTTGCCATGGTAGTCATCTGGGGACTATCATTGATCTTCGCAGGACCGTATTTGAGCTACTACGACCTCATAGATTACGCCAACAGTAACGTTTGTGTTCCAGGTTGGGAGGAGTACAACCGCAAGGTGCTGGACACGTGCACCTTTGTGTTTGGTTATGTGATCCCTGTGCTCATCGTGAGCCTGTCCTACACCAGAACCATCAAGTACCTGTGGACTGCTGTGGACCCTCTGGACGGGATGTCAGAGTCCAAGAGGGCTAAGCGCAAAGTCACCAAAATGATCATCATCGTCACAGTGCTCTTCTGCATATGCTGGCTGCCCTATCATGTGGTGATCCTATGCTATCTGTACGGAGACTTTCCCTTCAACCAGACCACATACGCATTCAGGATCCTCTCTCACTGCATGGCCTATGCCAACTCCTGCCTCAACCCCATTGTGTACGCCTTGGTGTCCAAGCACTTTCGCAAAGGCTTCAAGAAGGTGTTCAGCTGCATTCTCAGTAAGAACGGCAGGAACAAAGTGCATGGGGTACATGTAGCCAACACAGTGCCTGGGTTCCAGGCGGGGTCCACAGAGGTGTCACAAATGAATGAGGACAATGTACGACAAAATGACTGTGAGATGAGCAGCCGGCCCATTGCCGAGCCGAGGGAAGCAACTATA